The Diadema setosum chromosome 1, eeDiaSeto1, whole genome shotgun sequence genome has a window encoding:
- the LOC140235622 gene encoding uncharacterized protein, translating into MEEDEYGSRRPRSRNWNTAEKFFLFEHVKNRFDIITDPRKEAASIHEKRRIWEQIYQAIAKEFGPLEDHLVRGKGGEKCRTQWKNLVQAARKEYKQYMEAKMVGKRHNMTLLSRKICRLMSIDLDDGLGDQDNEENDWTEDHPEFRYQPELCQELKEMARRINNDYAQGFYDNPSTEDVLMEYEELETFEGEVVSESETEQPDDAKDEDYAPSRRSGARKRRRTSSGRSGKGAQPTRTSARALAAQAKKAEAEKQARKQKSVQEEIDPPANIQSGCVITGLSEQNQQEILNLYLVEHRKRTAMMTTEHKNKMQLLKLEKDILALQKEYWSQKLEVLNESGRHKDIGDEDEEDDEEAEESGMLSSEAEASGASASASVVVPPPTEHPTNPSSQCPAVGAINGPPKPEASKSRGESPDGNPQAEAAAVHSPKNFTGSEAQAQDAHSAPEGSDVDTPGSGLQQSHAPTERYTSSPPVCYQAASQESYHSIQP; encoded by the exons ATGGAGGAAGATGAATATGGCTCTCGCAGGCCCAGGTCCAGGAACTGGAACACTGCCGAAAAGTTCTTTCTCTTTGAGCATGTCAAAAATAGGTTTGACATTATCACAGACCCGAGGAAGGAGGCTGCATCTATACATGAAAAGAGGCGGATCTGGGAACAAATATACCAAGCCATTGCAAAAGA GTTTGGCCCCCTTGAAGACCACCTTGTGCGTGGCAAAGGTGGGGAGAAATGCCGCACTCAGTGGAAGAATCTAGTCCAGGCCGCTAGGAAGGAGTACAAGCAGTACATGGAGGCAAAGATGGTGGGAAAACGGCACAACATGACCCTTCTCTCCCGAAAAATATGCCGCCTTATGTCCATTGACCTTGATGATGGACTTGGAGATCAGGACAATGAGGAGAATGACTGGACAGAGGATCATCCTGAATTCAGGTATCAGCCGGAGCTCTGCCAAGAACTTAAGGAGATGGCAAGAAGAATCAACAATGACTATGCTCAAGGATTCTATGA TAATCCTTCAACTGAAGACGTCCTCATGGAATACGAAGAGCTTGAGACATTTGAAGGAGAAGTTGTCAGCGAGAGTGAAACTGAGCAGCCAGATGATGCCAAGGATGAGGACTATGCACCATCAAGACGCTCTGGTGCTCGTAAACGTCGCAGAACATCCTCTGGTAGGAGTGGAAAAGGAGCACAACCTACACGTACATCAGCAAGGGCTTTGGCAGCACAGGCAAAAAAAGCAGAAGCAGAGAAACAGGCCAGAAAGCAAAAGTCTGTCCAAGAAGAAATTGATCCACCAGCAAATATTCAGTCGGGTTGTGTGATAACTGGTCTGAGTGAGCAGAACCAGCAGGAAATCCTTAACCTTTACCTAGTGGAGCATAGAAAGCGTACAGCCATGATGACAACTGAACATAAAAACAAGATGCAGCTTCTAAAATTGGAGAAAGATATTCTTGCTCTTCAGAAAGAGTACTGGTCCCAGAAATTGGAGGTTCTCAATGAAAGTGGAAGGCACAAGGATATTGGTGATGAAGACGAAGAAGATGACGAGGAAGCTGAAGAGAGTGGGATGCTTTCATCTGAGGCAGAAGCAAGTGGTGCTTCAGCATCTGCATCTGTTGTTGTGCCTCCACCCACTGAACACCCAACTAACCCATCATCTCAATGTCCTGCAGTGGGTGCGATAAATGGCCCTCCAAAGCCTGAGGCAAGCAAGTCTAGAGGTGAGTCTCCTGATGGTAATCCACAGGCTGAGGCTGCTGCTGTGCACTCCCCAAAGAACTTCACAGGCAGTGAGGCTCAAGCTCAAGATGCTCACAGTGCTCCAGAGGGATCTGATGTTGATACCCCTGGGTCAGGTTTGCAGCAGTCACATGCGCCTACTGAGCGATACACCAGTTCTCCTCCAGTGTGCTACCAGGCTGCATCCCAAGAGAGCTATCACAGTATTCAACCATAG